CACCATATGCCATCGGTTGAGGGGAACCCGATTTGAAAGCTAATATTTCGGTCCTGGCAAAGTCGTTCTCCGCCGTTGGTCTGCTCGTCGGTATTCTATTTTTTGCTGCATCACTTACGCCAAGTCTCATGCCGCGCTCCTTCCTGGTTCAGGGCGCGCTTTCAGGGTTTTGCGCAGCGCTCGGCTACGGCGTCGGCGTGGCGGCTGTCTGGCTCTGGCGCTATCTGGAAATCCCTGTGCCACGAGCGCGCGTTCAGAAAGCCGCCAAATGGATCGCTGTGGTTTTGTGTATCGGAACCACCGGCGTCTTCCTGTGGAAGGCCGCTCAATGGCAAAACACAGTGCGGAGCCTCATGGGTCTGGAGCCCGTTGACAGCGTGGAACCAATTGAGCTTGCGGCCATAGCGCTTGGCATTTTTCTGGTGGTTGTCCTGTTCGCGCGCCTCTTCCGGCAGACATTCCGGCTGTTCCAGCGCAGGCTCAACCGCGTCGTACCGCGCCGTGTGTCCAAGGTCATTGGCGGCATTCTTGCGGTGGCACTCTTCTGGTCGGTGGCACAGGGTGTTCTGTTCAAGGTCGTCTTGCGGATGGTCGATACATCCTTTCGCGAGCTCGATGCCAGAATCGATGACGGCTCAACACGCCCATCGGATCCTGCAAAGCCTGGTGGTCCAGGCTCGGTCCTCGACTGGCAAAACTTGGGACGACAGGGTCGAACCTTCATCGCTTCCGGACCTACCGGAGCGCAGATCGGTAATTTCTTTAATGCAAAGGCGCTTGACCCCATACGCGTCTATGTCGGGTTGAATTCCGCCGAAACGGTCGATGAACGAGCGCGCCTTGCGCTTGAGGAGTTGAAGCGCGACGGCGGGTTCGAGAGATCGGCGTTGATTGTCATCGTCCCGACAGGCACGGGATGGGTCGATCCCGAAGGCATCGACACCGTCGAGTATCTCCATCATGGCGATATCGCCAGCGTTGCCATGCAATATTCCTATCTCAGCAGCTGGCTATCCTTGCTTGTAGAACCGGGCTATGGCGCCGAGGCAGGTCAAGCGCTGTTTCGCCAGGTGTACCGTCACTGGGTTGCGCTTCCACGTGAGACGAGGCCGAAACTTTACCTCTATGGCTTGAGCCTTGGTGCGATGAATTCCGAGCTTTCAGCCCATCTCTACGATATTATCAGCGATCCCTTTCAAGGTGCCCTATGGAGTGGTCCACCCTTCCAGAGCCGCATCTGGAACTCCGTTACGTCCGACCGGAATCCCGGTTCGCCAGCCTGGCTGCCGCGCTTTCGTGACGGTTCGATCATAAGGTTTACGAACCAGGACAATGCCCTGAATATCCCGGATGCAATCTGGGGACCTCTTCGCATCGTCTATCTCCAATATGCCAGCGATCCCGTGACGTTCTTTGATTTTCACGCGCTCTATCGGGAGCCGGATTGGATGAAGAGCCGGCGTGGTCCCGATGTCTCGCCAAGCCTTCGCTGGATTCCAGGGGTCACAATGCTGCAGCTCCTGTTCGACATGGCAACCGCAACGACCTCGCCGATG
This window of the Phyllobacterium zundukense genome carries:
- a CDS encoding alpha/beta hydrolase translates to MKANISVLAKSFSAVGLLVGILFFAASLTPSLMPRSFLVQGALSGFCAALGYGVGVAAVWLWRYLEIPVPRARVQKAAKWIAVVLCIGTTGVFLWKAAQWQNTVRSLMGLEPVDSVEPIELAAIALGIFLVVVLFARLFRQTFRLFQRRLNRVVPRRVSKVIGGILAVALFWSVAQGVLFKVVLRMVDTSFRELDARIDDGSTRPSDPAKPGGPGSVLDWQNLGRQGRTFIASGPTGAQIGNFFNAKALDPIRVYVGLNSAETVDERARLALEELKRDGGFERSALIVIVPTGTGWVDPEGIDTVEYLHHGDIASVAMQYSYLSSWLSLLVEPGYGAEAGQALFRQVYRHWVALPRETRPKLYLYGLSLGAMNSELSAHLYDIISDPFQGALWSGPPFQSRIWNSVTSDRNPGSPAWLPRFRDGSIIRFTNQDNALNIPDAIWGPLRIVYLQYASDPVTFFDFHALYREPDWMKSRRGPDVSPSLRWIPGVTMLQLLFDMATATTSPMGYGHVYAPEHYIDGWLAVTAPPNIQPNDISRLKAFFFERSRSSGYPPPSD